Proteins from one Malania oleifera isolate guangnan ecotype guangnan chromosome 4, ASM2987363v1, whole genome shotgun sequence genomic window:
- the LOC131152960 gene encoding uncharacterized protein LOC131152960 — protein MLMVHALGAVGTCQAYSDTITLHKASSCNIIHVNPLLNCIASPGHSKSLPSVGLLCSSISGKGCSLLKSYHLSHQVASKKWLCQLHDSITSDDEYRSSRNIAISLFRRYKNFVDRGGGDNLKEFISAGVNAYALGCTDEGLRKELTDMRECGVEIEVMQSYGGNTSLKSKIFSEEVDECILWLSIIFITILCTPQPTIVRWSSTPPVSDEIMLQWKGFCALIANAYYIRGMAWLPVKTLQLEQLAVVGRAEEPSVVASRMRLVFSTLEVVSPQWPRV, from the exons ATGCTGATGGTGCATGCTCTGGGAGCTGTTGGCACTTGCCAGGCATACTCGGACACAATTACTCTGCACAAGGCCTCTTCCTGCAATATAATCCATGTTAATCCCTTGCTCAATTGTATAGCTTCTCCTGGTCATTCAAAGAGCCTTCCTAGTGTAGGATTACTTTGTTCTTCTATCTCTGGGAAAGGATGTTCTTTACTTAAGAGCTATCACCTATCACACCAAGTGGCTTCAAAGAAATGGTTG TGTCAATTACATGATTCCATTACCTCAGATGATGAGTATCGCTCATCACGTAATATAGCAATCAGCTTGTTTAGGCGATACAAGAACTTTGTCGACCGTGGAGGAGGTGACAACTTAAAA GAGTTTATCAGTGCTGGGGTGAATGCATACGCTCTTGGTTGCACTGACGAAGGGTTGAGGAAAGAACTTACTGATATGAGGGAGTGTGGTGTTGAAATTGAAGTCATGCAAAGTTATGGTGGAAACACTAGTCTGAAATCCAAGATCTTCTCCGAGGAG GTTGATGAGTGTATTTTGTGGTTGAGCATTATATTCATTACAATCTTGTGCACACCACAACCAACCATAGTCAGATGGTCATCCACACCTCCAGTGTCAGATGAAATAATGCTTCAGTGGAAAGGCTTTTGTGCTCTAATTGCAAATGCATATTATATAAGAGGAATGGCATG GCTTCCTGTGAAGACTCTTCAGCTAGAGCAACTGGCAGTAGTTGGACGTGCTGAGGAGCCATCAGTAGTTGCTAGCCGAATGCGATTAGTATTCAGCACACTAGAG GTAGTGAGTCCACAGTGGCCAAGAGTCTAG